From Rutidosis leptorrhynchoides isolate AG116_Rl617_1_P2 chromosome 3, CSIRO_AGI_Rlap_v1, whole genome shotgun sequence, a single genomic window includes:
- the LOC139896033 gene encoding sister chromatid cohesion 1 protein 4-like: MFYSQFILAKKGPLGTIWIAAHLERKLRKNQVADTDIGVSVDSILFPEMPIALRLSSHLLLGVVRIYSKKVNYLFDDCSEALTKVKQAFRSAAVDLPPEESTAPYHSITLPETFDLDDFEIPDSEILQGNYVDHHISSKEHITLQDTMDGVVYTTSKFGLDERFGDGDAAGLDLEQEVLVEKAANAEHTTGPSNSDNDPQASGYANDPSGVMDQQMDDDDDDDDGDSQPVDYGHAPCTPGLWEEPNLPNIQETSACDDHQEPETHTIPEFAVKQTSLENASNNESHEQPPHNQFESHEKSLPKIVATEQMLMNDLGSTPFTVSGLAHHVNSMSEPVVQTVERNHESHAEHQENQENSYHLTTKLNPGTEPVFQPNDSTFSVSMPSFGFPTLRPCNTDLNHEGKGPHANEAFVNNLPVTHFNLNNEVQLASNISNIQTHNVIQSEVQVNNINTNTSDFPAPEKLLSLPHGLSYAPRNFVPESTPAETNMSTSGKKRSFTESSLYPQSIDLNQSWGIFNTNITEQPLVNDQDLLSSILVGRNSSILKVKPTPPVSAKRRRSAPKTPKTGILKRKKAVMDDNTVLHGDIIRQQLTNTEDIRRLRKKAPCTRPEISMLEKRFFEHELFGEPVYTGVSFKLASLHNHTYDLRKIVVSHRDASLQGGPDPKLNSRSDEKDIQAEVETGNIGVSVGPYVRSENVSEDKDLSETQPTEHPLAEPFSSEYYGNQTPMHTTKVVTEPFSSEHVQGTAMDIDADVVMPIEAESLTHGNSVSSYNHDDTSAATGEVANTKQMDAMLQMGPPGYGRDINMNINSNIDIDSSMSADVNADAVIVGEASEEKRDAEIRKNEEVVNEDAPLNQNIELNNEQNMIYNGIFGEDFVTSEMNVEDIPANNRRDDEEFAHPAIENDTDFLNFDDDHDEGDDGGDDAPDVETGRVIDNSGWSSRTKAVGRYLQIMFDKEAERGKNMLSVNNLLNGKTRKEASRMFFETLVLKTKDYIHVEQADPYENINVFPRSKLLKSDF, encoded by the exons ATGTTTTATTCACAGTTTATATTAGCAAAAAAGGGTCCTTTAGGGACAATATGGATCGCAGCACATTTGGAGAGGAAGCTTCGTAAGAATCAGGTTGCAGACACTGATATTGGTGTATCAGTAG ACTCGATCCTTTTCCCTGAGATGCCAATTGCACTCCGGTTGTCCAGCCATCTTTTGCTTGGTGTTGTTAGGATATACTCAAAAAAGGTCAATTATCTTTTCGACGATTGCAGCGAGGCTTTGACTAAAGTCAAACAAGCTTTTCGTTCCGCTGCGGTTGacttgccaccagaagaatctaccgCTCCATATCACTCAATTACCCTGCCGGAGACTTTTGATCTTGATGACTTTGAGATACCAGATAGCGAAATTTTACAGGG TAATTATGTTGATCACCACATCAGTTCAAAGGAGCATATTACGCTTCAAGATACTATGGATGGTGTTGTCTATACTACCTCCAAATTTGGACTTGACG AGAGATTTGGTGATGGAGATGCAGCTGGTTTGGACCTTGAACAG GAAGTATTGGTTGAAAAGGCTGCGAATGCTGAACATACTACTGGGCCATCTAATTCAGA TAATGATCCTCAGGCATCTGGCTATGCTAATGATCCTAGTGGCGTTATGGATCAG caaatggatgatgatgatgatgatgatgatggagacAGTCAACCAGTAGACTATGGCCATGCTCCATGTACTCCTGGATTATGGGAAGAACCAAATCTACCCAACATTCAAGAAACTTCTGCATGTGATGATCATCAAGAACCAGAAACTCATACCATACCAGAATTTGCAGTGAAACAGACGAGCTTAGAAAATGCTTCCAACAATGAGTCTCATGAACAACCACCACATAATCAATTTGAGTCACATGAAAAATCACTACCAAAGATTGTTGCAACAGAGCAGATGTTAATGAATGATCTTGGTTCAACACCTTTTACAGTATCTGGTTTAGCTCATCATGTTAACTCCATGTCTGAACCTGTTGTTCAAACTGTTGAACGCAACCATGAAAGCCATGCAGAACATCAAG AGAATCAGGAGAATTCCTATCATCTTACCACCAAATTGAACCCAGGCACCGAACCCGTGTTCCAACCTAACGACTCCACGTTTTCTGTTTCGATGCCAAGTTTCGGCTTCCCGACTCTTAGGCCATGCAACACTGATCTGAACCATGAAG gaaAAGGACCACATGCAAATGAAGCATTTGTTAATAACTTGCCAGTAACTCATTTTAATTTAAATAATGAAGTTCAGTTGGCGTCTAACATATCAAACATACAAACGCACAATGTAATTCAAAGTGAGGTTCAAGTAAATAACATCAACACCAACACATCCGACTTTCCCGCCCCCGAGAAGCTTCTCTCGTTACCACACGGGCTTTCATATGCACCCCGGAACTTCGTACCAGAATCTACACCAGCCGAAACCAACATGTCAACATCTGGAAAAAAACGCAGCTTCACTGAAAGCTCATTGTATCCTCAGAGTATCGATTTGAATCAATCTTGGGGCATTTTCAACACAAATATAACCGAACAACCTCTCGTTAACGATCAGGATTTGTTGTCTTCAATTTTAG TTGGTAGAAATTCGTCAATATTAAAAGTGAAGCCTACTCCACCTGTATCTGCAAAACGACGTCGATCTGCACCTAAGACTCCCAAGACAGGCATTTTAAAAAGGAAAAAGGCGGTTATGGATGATAACACGGTTTTGCATGGCGA cATAATACGCCAGCAATTAACAAACACCGAAGACATACGAAGACTAAGAAAGAAAGCACCTTGCACTCGTCCAGAAATTTCAATGCTTGAAAAAAGATTCTTCGAACATGAACTATTTGGTGAACCCGTATATACTGGGGTCTCATTCAAATTGGCTTCTTTGCACAATCACACATATGATCTGCGTAAAATTGTTGTCTCGCATCGTGATGCTTCTTTACAAGGTGGACCCGACCCAAAATTAAATTCCCGTAGTGACGAAAAAGACATTCAAGCCGAAGTGGAGACAGGAAACATTGGTGTCTCTGTTGGGCCGTATGTTCGTAGCGAAAACGTAAGCGAAGATAAGGATCTCTCTGAAACTCAGCCTACTGAGCATCCTTTGGCTGAACCATTCAGTTCAGAATATTATGGTAATCAAACACCGATGCATACAACCAAAGTTGTGACTGAACCATTCAGTTCAGAACACGTGCAGGGTACTGCAATGGATATAGATGCAGACGTTGTAATGCCTATCGAGGCTGAATCACTGACACATGGTAATTCGGTGTCGAGTTATAATCATGATGACACGTCAGCGGCAACGGGTGAGGTGGCAAACACCAAACAGATGGATGCTATGTTGCAAATGGGCCCACCAGGCTATGGCAgggatataaatatgaatataaatagcaatattgatattgatagtagCATGAGTGCTGATGTAAATGCTGATGCTGTCATCGTTGGAGAAGCATCAGAAGAAAAACGTGACGCTGAAATCAGGAAAAACGAAGAGGTTGTAAATGAGGACGCACCCTTAAATCAGAATATCGAGCTTAATAATGAACAGAACATGATCTACAATGGTATATTTGGTGAAGATTTTGTAACTTCTGAAATGAATGTTGAAGATATCCCTGCAAATAATAGGCGTGATGATGAG GAGTTTGCTCATCCTGCAATTGAAAATGATACAG ATTTTTTGAAttttgatgatgatcatgatgagggtgatgatggtggtgatgatgcacCTGATGTGGAAACAGGACGGGTTATTGACAACAGCGGATGGTCATCGCGTACAAA GGCCGTTGGAAGATATCTTCAAATCATGTTTGATAAGGAAGCCGAGCGTGGAAAGAATATGCTCTCGGTGAACAACCTTTTAAATGGAAAAACACGCAAAGAGGCATCAAGGATGTTCTTTGAGACACTC gtaCTTAAGACAAAGGATTACATCCATGTGGAGCAGGCAGATCCTTATGAAAACATAAACGTATTTCCGCGTTCAAAGCTTTTGAAGTCAGACTTTTAA